GGACCAGTCGGAAGTATATCGGATCTCGCGGAAGATCTGGGGCTGGGTAACGAATATACCACGAGGACAGGCGAAGATTGGGCAAAGAACGTTGTGGGTGTTAATCAGAAATGGTTAGGAGAGATCTGGGAGGGATCGACAAGAGTAAATGTGAGTACTGCCAGCTTTATACTCACCCAAATGGTAGACCCAAGCTGACGCGCTGTGTGGTGCAGTACGCCTCTGATATGGATCATATCCACGCGCTCGGAGCGGGTGTCTCAATGGCTACTGGTGGAGCTTCACAGGTCGAGGGAGGTAACTGGCAGATCTTCACAGGGATGCTGGATGATAGTAAAGCGAAAGTGCATCTTGGTACggaggtgagtgattacCATAAATCATCCATTAGTcatgtatatcatatgtcAATCTCGATTAATCCCATCCATGATTGACGCATTGCTAACGATTTAGTATGTCCCTTCCGTGTACAGGTATCCGAAATCATTCCGCTTGACTCAAAGAACTCCCCTCAATTCATCGTCCGATCCAATAAAACGCAActgaacgatgatgaaccatTCGATGCTGTATTCTTCGCTGCTCCATGGCACTCATCGCCAATCTCCAAGAAGCTAGCAGCGAATTTCGTTTCCCCCATCCCGTAAGTCACACCTCTAGAGATCATACAACATCATCTGATAACCTAATAATGCAATGTTTAGTCACCAGCCATATGTCCGACTGCACGTTACGTACTTTACCACAACCCAACCTCATCCACTACCATCATTTTTCGGCCTATCCGAAGACAGCTACATACCGAATGCCATCTTGACTTCTGGACTGACTTCGAGAATCCAGTCAATCCCTCCACCGAGGTTCCAGTCGATCTCATGGCATGGCGAAGTCTTACCTGGTTCAGGTGAATATGCGGTCAAGATTTTCTCTCTTACCAGATTGAGCGATCGGTTCATTCATAAATTGATTGGTGAAGAACCAGGTTGGCTAGTAAGGAAAGAATGGGATTCTTATCCCAAACTTAAGACTACTTCTTCCTATGCGCCTGTGGAACCTATAAAGGGATTACATTATCTTGCTGCTCAGGAAGCTTGGATATCTACGTGAGTCGATATCAATTGAAAAAGCAAGACGGATCGAACTTTCAACGCTGACTGTGGGCTGTAGCATGGAAACTCAAACTGTATCAGGGCGAGAAGCGGTCGCTCGATTAGTGAATGAATGGTGGGGATTAGGTCTAGGCGAATGTGAGAATGGCGATAGTTGGGATTGGACTTGCTCCAATTGACTGACCTGAGCATCAGAATTTGGGTGAAAAGTTATTGAGATATGGTTTCctttgatgatggtgtgggGTGTCTGTAACATAGTGTAGCATATATCCTGAAGCCTTCCAATTAACGTAATATCTATAAGTTAGATGACCGAATGACCATTCATGACTGATGCTTGTTTGTTCGTTCACGATTGCATTAATACGTCCATTTGTGCATTAACGGTTTCGTTTGTCTAAAACTGTTGATTAGATCCTGCAAGCATTTCGATGAACAGCTGGGTTTCTGTCTGTATCCACTCCGTATGAACGAGTGTCAGTATATTGATGAACATACGTCGATACGACCTTTGTTTAGATTGTGCATGTGAATTTTCATCTACTTTCTATCCTGTCCTGTCCTATTTGTGCTCCGCCATCGATGGTTCATCTCCCTTATGAAATTGCGTTGATGCCTTTTTTGATCTTTTCGTCTGTCATCACTACACCTATACCAATctcttaccttccttctccgcattcctcttgatcagctccTTAAGCTCATTCCCTTGTACGTAACCATAACTGTCCTTTCtcaaatccaatccaacTACTTTATTCACAcctactttctcttctggtACTTTCTCAGCATGGTCTATTATACCTGTGGTACCGGGTACTACCGACACCGTTTCGTGAGTTTTGACAGTCTCTTTCACGGGACTGCCATTATCAAgtatcgatgaagaggaagagggtgtTTGTGTTTCTTCTGATAATCGTTTGATAGCATTTTCACCAACTTGATATATGTCTTTACCGACCAGTTCCCAATCTGTCGATCTAACGCCGGAAACTAGATTGGTGAGTGTAGCGTTCCATCGCTGTTTGACTATCTCTCCGAAAGAGGGTCGATAAGGTGATGAAGCAGATGGTCCGATAAGTGAGGAGGGTGCAGGAGGGGTTATGGGTTCGAAGGAATTGGAGAGGAGTAAAGATGAGTTGTGCAATCTGTAAAATAATGTACAATTCAGCAAAGAAGTTCAAGGTCACGATCATGATAGTAATGGTTAAAACTCACTCTGACCTCAATCCAGCGGTCGATTCTCTCAGAGAAGTTGACAATGTATAATATACAGCTGCGGAAGCTAGTATACCTGACCCAGTTCCTAGGATGAAGCCTGACATTTTGGTGGACTGATTCTGAATCAATAGTCTGCAATGTAcaagaagagggaatgaagaaTGCACGGAAGGTCGAAGcggaaggagagggagggagagggtCCAAGTAGCATCGTGCCGACGTGGATGACACGTAAGACACCATCAACATAACAAAGATGAACAGAGCTCGAGTAGATGTTCGAGGTACTCCCTCCGATGCTGAACAAATTTCAAAATTAGTAGGAACCACCTGGTCAGATCTATTCGGATGGTCAGTCTCACCTCAAGATCTAGATACATATATCAACTTCActctctcaccatcaagctTCGAGTCGGAACTTGCGCAAAGCGATAAACATATGTTCATCTGTGccgcttcatcttcttcgggCGAGATTCAAGAAGAGATATTAGGTGTAGCTCAACTAGTGCAGAATCCTACACCGCCCATGGACATACCCAGTTCAATCGAATTACAAAGATTGTATGCCCACCCTTCGACACACGGTACAGGACTTGGTCAACTTCTGATCACCAAATCGAAGGAGATGGCCAGAGAGTTAGGGAAGAGTAAGATATGGTTGGGTGTATGGGAAGGTaatgagagagggaagaggttTTACGAGAAGATGGGTTTTGAGATAGTGGGGGAGAAGGTGTTTTATGCGGGAGAATCGAAGAGAAGGGATCTGATCATGTGTATAGATGTGTAACTACTCAAGTGGATCGAATGATGGAGTGGACTCGTAGAGATATACATAATTTGATAGAGAATAGATGACCAAGATGTTGGATAGACGTTGTATGTCACGTGAAGGTAGAGTGATCAGTTGTATATGATGAACGGACGACCTCAGGTCTTCGGCGCTTGACCGAAAGCAGGGATTGTACTGTACCGTACATGCCTGAAGAAGTGGTCACAATGATCATGGTCGTTATCACGAAGGGCAGATCTGTCTCGCAAGAAATGACACATGTATACCTCAGTACATCATCTATGCATGAATCAAAACCATGATCATTATGATTATTCTCATTTTTGTGTTTGCCCAAGTCATTCACCCCGTTCTACATCTCAGGCATCTCACCACCTGGACCTTCCTCCCCGCCCATAGTCTGTACACCACCCCCTGCAccagcttcttctcctggtcTTCTGGCGGATACGATATCGTCTACACGAAGCAACAATGTGGCGGACTAGCATCAAACacaaaacatcatcagcattgttTTGAAAAGGATACACAAACGTGATGTTCCGAGAAGAGCACATTGAAGCTTGGACTCACCTCGATAGCAGTCTTCAAAGTTTGGATCTTGACAGAAGCAGATTCCAACAGTCCATATTCCTTCATATCTGTCACCTTTCCAGTATCACCATCTACACCGAACATGTGATGACCCTCAGCGTGTTTAGCCTATAGCGAGCGAAGATCAATGACAAATCAGCATACTCTCTCATAGTTGTATGTCTAGAGGGATACCAGACTCACTCTCAACTCAGTCAATGTCCTAATAGCATTCCCTCCGCAATTCTGCACCAGCGTCCTTGGGATGACCTCCAAAGCTTCCGCAATAGCCTTGTAGGGTGCTCCAGCAACACCAGGAAGTAATTTCGCTTTCTCATCCAAAGCTACCGAAATGGCCATCTCGGTCGCACCTCCACCAGGAGCTAGGATAGGGTTGAACACCACGTTTCGAGCTACTGACATCGCATCTGCGAGGTTTCGATCTATCTCATTGAGGATATCTTTGGATGGTCCTCGGAGGAGGATGGTACATGCTTTAGGGTTGGAGCATTTATCAAGGAAGGTAAAGTATCTAACACATATGGGAGGACAATCAGCATTAAGCAATGGAAGACTGGTTAATTGAAGGAGGGAATTGAGGAGAGAGcgaagagagtgaaagaatgatACTCACTCATCACCCAACTTCTCAATATGGAACAAACCACACTGCGTACCAACATCGCTATCCCTCAGATCTTCGACTCGGTTGACGATAGTAGCTCCTACAGCTCTAGCGATACGGTTGTTATCTGACTTTCGTACTCGTCGGATAGCAGTGATGTTCGCTTTGAGGAGGTAGTGTTGAGCGAGGTCTACGTGAATGCAATGAGAGCATCAGTACCGTAACTCGAGCAAATGATACTCAAGGGCACATATCCCTATACTCCAGGGATGGCGAAAAGGAGGTCAAGTCCTTGGGAATGACTAATTACTCACCGGAAACACCTTTCTCAGTAAATACCAAGTCCGGTTTGAATTCGATGATCCTCTCGCACATTGACTTGatctgttcttcttcaatttgTAAAATCCTATTCCAATCTTTTTCATTCTGAATTTCGATGTTCGTTTGAGATTCACCCTTCTTGTATTCTAATGGACAATCCAACAGTACGATCCGAGGATTTTCAAtttttcttctcatcttggGATGAGTGACATCTTTATTTATCATAACACCACTTAATACTCGAGATTCTTCAATTTCACCTCCTGGAACTTTCTCTACTCTTGCATATCGTTTGATATCTACCGTTTTGATATTCAAACTCTCCGATTTACCCTCGGCGCTACCGCCAACCAAGCCGTTTTCAGATTCAGCTGTGACTGCTACTGTCCTTACTGCTTGTAAGGCCAATGAACACATCAAGTCTGACCATCTAGAAGAGAATTTGGTACCGATAGAGGTTTTGATGAGAGCCATCATCTCTGATTCGGATGAAATGTCGACAGGGATGGAGATCTTCTGGATAGTTTCGAGAGCATCGTTAAGAGCTTGTTTAAATGCTCGGATGATGACGACGGGGTGAATGTGTCGTTCGAGGAGTGGAAGGGAATAGGCAAGGATTTCACCGGCTAGATAAGGAAACAGCATTCTTAGTCAGTTTCAGTGCGATATTCAGTGCGACTTGTCTTTTTTATGCGTCTTATTCAAGACTGTTATCGTGAAgaaatcattcaactcaccaagGATGATCACACTGGTCGTACCAtcaccaacttcttcatcttgagtTCTCGACAATTCAATCATCGATTTAGCAGCGGGGTGAGCTACGTCGATTTCTCGTAAGATAGCATGACCATCGTTAGTCAATCTATGGAGCAATCAAGAGATCAGTTCATGTTCTCATCATTGACTCGCGGTAGAGGACGACATAACTGACAAGATACCACCCATAGGatccaaaatcatcttcaacattgCTTTTGGACCAAGACAAGTTCTGATTACATCGGCGACGGTCTGCAGAGCCAGAGCCAGAGTCAGCATGCTGAACTAAGTTCCAGAGGCGATACTAGATatccagctcacctttgCAGCTACGATATTGGCAGTTTGAGCTTTTCGACCTGATTGACGCTCGGGCCCGGTGTCTGAAGGGCATTGAGTCAGCTTACATAGTCCAACTAAAAAGGGATCAAGCAGCTGCACCTTTCGCTGCAGGGGTGTTGGATTTCCACTCACTCATCACCATGACAGGTACTCCTCCAGGCATAGCCATTTTGATGGGCTTTCTACTGTGAACGATGGAAGGATGtagaaggtggaggtggtttgaGGGTGTTTTGGAAGCTGGTTTCCAACCGTGTAGACCTAAGATCCAAAGTTGAAGCTAGCGGCTGGTTGTAGCTCTGAGGCGGCCGCTATGGATGTGACGTGACTGAGAGTGAAGTGAGTTGAGAAGTATACCGCTGCTTCTAGTTGTATGACTAAACGTTTCTGCAGATGGATGCGCTGAAATGTTCATCTCGAAATGTTCTGAGAGGGAGACACGGGCGCGTACAAAGGTCAGGTCAAAGTGATAACATTGGAGTGAATGCCACATCATTCTCACATTTCAGCTATCCCAACTGATTTCTTCGATAACATCACAGGTCAAAACTCAGATAAACCACATACTGTCGAGATATACTTGGCAATCATAccacaccaccaccagcaacACAATGCACCCCACATCACTAGTCCTGCGAAGATCGACctggaaaggtgagtttgtcaTCTAAAATTGCATGGTTTAGCTACTGGCTGTGAGCTgaatctctttctctgataaTCATAGGTCCATTTTTCACTGCCTTCCCTAATCTCTCTCAACACCTTAAGAACAATACACCGATATTCACAAAATCGAGATCATGTACGATCGTACCCAACTTTGTAGGATTGAAATTCATGATCTACAATGGGAAGGATTACTTGCCTATAACTGTGACGGAGGAGATGGTAGGACACAAATTGGGGGAGTTTGCTAGTACGAGGAAAGCATGGAGTTATAGGTGAGTTCGATTACTGTAGCTGGTGTCGTCCATAAGAATTGTAGTGTGAGCGGATAGCTGGTATAATTCTATGATGTCGAGCAAGAAGATTGTATAGTAGATATGAGAAGCTTGATATGGTAATGAGATACTTTCGATGATTCATCGCTGACATACTTTTTTCCATCTTAATAGGAAAACCAAGAATTAGTGATACTATACGACGCAACAGATAAAACGGAATCAGCAGGATACACattcatatcccatatctaTACCCAGCACATATGCAATATACCatatctatcttcatcagcaCAAATTATTGGCAAATTCCCTTACTTACCGGTAACGAAACCCATGATGGTATATACGTTTCACAATGAAACGGTCTGTACGAACAGTACTTACGATCAAGTTGATCCTGCGTGTACCAGACTTTCGACTCCTTTCTTGCTGCCCCGCACTCACAGGGGTGTAAGATGAGATCCTTTCATTCACTGATCCTTTGAGGTTGTACAGTGTTGAAACTTTACTGGTGTGACAACATGTTTCGTACCTACCGCATCGTTTACACCATCAAGGATGGAGTGAACATTGAGTCAAATCTGCGAAtgaccatcttccaaaacaactatcaatatcatttcatatgatcaatcaatcccatctcataGTGAAAACCTCACATCAGTAAAATACCCCTCCTACACAATAAAAGCAAAAGTACAGTACTAAAAACAACACACTCATTGACGGGGTCCATATCACTAATACCATACATATATAATATACCTCAGAACGCAAGATAATCTTGTAACCAAACGCCAACAGATTATACCCTTAGCTGACTTGATCCGATCCAACAATGTCTATGTCCATGTCAATTAACAAATCCCTGAATTCGATAATCCTTCTCAGCCTGGCCCTCCTGCTCTCCTGTCCCAAAACCTTATCTCAAACAATTACACCTGCAGCCACAGGTTCTTCCACTACTGGCActactgatgatgatgggattgaCGACAACGACAGCGGTGATGCTGGGGAGGTAGATTGCGAGTATGATGGAAGTGTAAAGTGAGTTCTATTCATTCCTACCCGTATGATACCCCGCTGACTTCTCTGTCTTTTGGTGGATGTAGGAATTATCTAACCTGCGCGAAGAACAAGATCTCTACGCCGATGTTAATCGGTGCAGGTATCGGAATCACCCTGGGTATATTCGtactttctttcctttgtATATGGttgaccaagaagaagagacgaagagCCGCTCAACACAAAGATCAGGAGCAGAGAGGCGACCAAGTCAGTAGTAATGGGGAAGATGGCAAAAATGtcgatttggatgatttggagaaaaaccaaaaccaatcTACGGAATTCTTCTACCCagatgataagaaagataGGAAGCTTTCATTTGTTTCTGCAGTCGGGGAAGAGGTTAAACCCAAAAACCCAAGTAAAGATAACAAGAACAAATCATTCGAATTACTCGCTCCTCCCGCTCCCAAGTACAACAGGACGGCCTCGAactcttcctcaatctcaaacaGACCTACAATCCTTGAGAATCGTCATACATCGTTAAAACCGAAACCATCAATAAGGAAAGGAAGTATAGACGAGCTGTATAAATCCAAACCACTAAAGCATGCTCCATCAACTAGAAGACCTAATCCGACTTTTCATAAACATATGAATCAAGTTTCGATCAATGGGAGTATACACGGCGTGGAAGATAGGCAGCAACGTCAATCAGCTTCAAAGTCAGGAGAGGGATCACCAGTACAACTCATGACTAAAAGGGAATTGGAAATTACTAATCCATCTCAATACCAATCCAAACACAACTCTGCATTGGAGgttcaacctcctcaaccttccCAACCTCCTTTACAAGATACCTCCTCTCGTCGATCAGTTTCTCACTTACCTAAACCAACTTCTAGATCGTCGGtctcccatcctcctcctccggCATATGCGATGGGTCCTCAACCCCCACCTCCATCCGCAAGCCAAAACTACCATTCGCATAAACCCCAAATGCCTCTGAGAGGAGCATCTCAGATGACCCTGGCATTACCACCCGTATTGGAAGATGGCAAAGTTTCCAAATCGCCTTCTGTATCATCTAGACAATCTACCCTGGCTCCTCCCGCTGAGTCAGAAGATGCGGGAAGGAGTGGGACTTTTGGACCTGGTTTGATGAGTGCGGAGGGGGTGAAAAGGCAGGTGAATAATTCTTCTAAGGTCGATACGGATAAAGTGAATGTTGTTAAAAAGGAGgtatcaaaggatgataaggTATCACAAATCAAATATGAAGAGGTTGGTAGATCTCGAAAAGTGGACGAAGTGAAAGTGCCCAACATTACCAGTTCCGACTCTACAACTGCACCTCCGCATACTCTGCATGATAATCAAGGACTTGTCGAATTACTTACAACCACTCCGGCGGAACCTACACTGAAGGACATAGAAGCACCAAAAGAGGAATCAGACGAAAGTAAGAAACCCAAGAGTAGACGAGAGGAATTGAGACAGACTAATTTGATACCTTCATATTACGTCAAAACGAATGGCTTAAActttgacgatgaagaagaggaagaagtaccGACAGTTGGggatggtggaagagatgataacGAAGTGAATGTAGACGAGAAGAAGCGACACACAGAGGTCAGCAAGGATCAAGAGACAGCcgaaaaagagaaagagaaagagagggagggggaggagagTTTACCGAATCCTTTTGATGCAGCTGAAATAAATGGGACTGAGGGAAAGAAAGTACGATCAGAGCCGAaacaaaagaaagagaaaaaggcTAAGCacaagaagagtaagaagagtGAAGTAGGATCATAGAGTAatatacatgtacatacGAACTCAATAATGCAAAGTAGCCCATGGATGTGGAATGTAATTGCGAGTATTCGTCTCGTTTTCTTATGAAAGCCTAAC
The nucleotide sequence above comes from Kwoniella europaea PYCC6329 chromosome 1, complete sequence. Encoded proteins:
- a CDS encoding T-complex protein 1 subunit gamma, with the translated sequence MAMPGGVPVMVMNTGPERQSGRKAQTANIVAAKTVADVIRTCLGPKAMLKMILDPMGGILLTNDGHAILREIDVAHPAAKSMIELSRTQDEEVGDGTTSVIILAGEILAYSLPLLERHIHPVVIIRAFKQALNDALETIQKISIPVDISSESEMMALIKTSIGTKFSSRWSDLMCSLALQAVRTVAVTAESENGLVGGSAEGKSESLNIKTVDIKRYARVEKVPGGEIEESRVLSGVMINKDVTHPKMRRKIENPRIVLLDCPLEYKKGESQTNIEIQNEKDWNRILQIEEEQIKSMCERIIEFKPDLVFTEKGVSDLAQHYLLKANITAIRRVRKSDNNRIARAVGATIVNRVEDLRDSDVGTQCGLFHIEKLGDEYFTFLDKCSNPKACTILLRGPSKDILNEIDRNLADAMSVARNVVFNPILAPGGGATEMAISVALDEKAKLLPGVAGAPYKAIAEALEVIPRTLVQNCGGNAIRTLTELRAKHAEGHHMFGVDGDTGKVTDMKEYGLLESASVKIQTLKTAIESATLLLRVDDIVSARRPGEEAGAGGGVQTMGGEEGPGGEMPEM